One window from the genome of Micromonospora aurantiaca ATCC 27029 encodes:
- a CDS encoding ADP-ribosylglycohydrolase family protein — MIATVTASTATGRAAGSLFGLAYGDALGKPTEFLTVTEIVRRYGPGGPRELTGDPALVTDDTQMALAVAWALHDAPAYTAEVVEPLLRQRFVDWSVSPENNRAPGMTCLRACAELARGSRWQEATVAGSKGCGANMRVTPVGLLDVDLDTMAGLAQLQAGLTHGHPTGLAASELTAYAVRLLRDGAALPELPGLLTERAREQRTVYREDWLGDLWQRPGESSAAEFVAQGWDDCLRVLGRLEAALARPDDGGDPCRFTGEGWIAEEALATALLCALRHTDDPVGALARGATTAGDSDSIAALAGAFVGAAYGTAAWPAGWAGRIEYAGQLTALADAFDGEAPGAGSPRDGRGPAA, encoded by the coding sequence CCACCGCCACCGGCCGCGCCGCCGGTTCGCTGTTCGGCCTGGCCTACGGCGATGCCCTGGGCAAGCCGACCGAGTTCCTCACCGTCACCGAGATCGTCCGGCGCTACGGTCCGGGCGGTCCGCGCGAGCTGACCGGCGACCCGGCCCTGGTCACCGACGACACGCAGATGGCGCTGGCCGTGGCGTGGGCGCTGCACGACGCGCCCGCGTACACGGCCGAGGTGGTGGAGCCGCTGCTGCGGCAGCGCTTCGTCGACTGGTCGGTGAGCCCGGAGAACAACCGCGCCCCGGGCATGACCTGCCTGCGGGCCTGCGCCGAGCTGGCCCGGGGCTCCCGCTGGCAGGAGGCCACAGTCGCCGGCTCCAAGGGCTGCGGCGCGAACATGCGCGTCACCCCGGTCGGGCTGCTCGACGTCGACCTGGACACGATGGCCGGGCTGGCCCAGCTCCAGGCCGGTCTGACCCACGGCCACCCGACCGGGCTGGCGGCGAGCGAGCTGACCGCGTACGCGGTCCGGCTGCTGCGCGACGGCGCGGCGCTGCCGGAACTGCCCGGCCTGCTTACCGAGCGGGCCCGGGAGCAGCGCACCGTCTACCGGGAAGACTGGCTCGGTGACCTGTGGCAGCGGCCCGGCGAGAGCAGCGCGGCCGAGTTCGTCGCCCAGGGCTGGGACGACTGCCTGCGCGTGCTCGGCCGGCTGGAGGCGGCGCTGGCCCGCCCGGACGACGGCGGCGACCCGTGCCGGTTCACCGGTGAGGGATGGATCGCCGAGGAGGCGCTGGCCACCGCGCTGCTCTGCGCGCTGCGCCACACCGACGACCCGGTCGGCGCGCTGGCCCGGGGCGCCACCACGGCCGGTGACTCGGACTCCATCGCCGCGCTGGCCGGCGCGTTCGTCGGGGCCGCGTACGGCACGGCCGCCTGGCCCGCCGGGTGGGCGGGGCGGATCGAGTACGCCGGCCAGCTCACCGCGCTCGCCGACGCGTTCGACGGGGAGGCGCCCGGCGCCGGCTCACCCCGTGACGGCCGGGGCCCGGCGGCGTGA
- a CDS encoding type II toxin-antitoxin system PemK/MazF family toxin produces the protein MRDGVIWALVIAACVAAGWLWNDWRRRAAERAGTRDRADGKRDRADGRRPGTGRGSRTGGPDGERRGTERTGGGRRGDRAGTGPRGDRTATPPRPRGAGRTSRDEPRPGDIWWADVPYADGTGSKVRPCLVLRVDGRDAEVLKITSQDKSDRDDHLPIPTRDWDPDADHDSYLDVSEPIPVPLDAFADRAGTCDPDLWRGVRRLSHLTG, from the coding sequence ATGCGCGACGGGGTGATCTGGGCGCTGGTGATCGCGGCCTGCGTCGCAGCCGGCTGGCTGTGGAACGACTGGCGCCGCCGGGCGGCCGAACGCGCCGGGACGCGCGACCGGGCCGACGGGAAGCGCGACCGGGCCGACGGACGGCGGCCGGGCACCGGGCGTGGCAGCCGCACCGGCGGACCGGACGGCGAACGCCGCGGCACGGAGCGGACCGGCGGTGGACGCCGCGGTGACCGGGCCGGCACCGGGCCACGGGGTGACCGCACCGCGACGCCGCCGAGGCCGCGGGGCGCCGGACGGACGAGCCGGGACGAGCCCCGGCCCGGGGATATCTGGTGGGCCGACGTGCCCTACGCCGACGGGACCGGTTCGAAGGTGCGTCCCTGTCTGGTGCTGCGCGTCGACGGCCGGGACGCCGAGGTCCTGAAGATCACCAGCCAGGACAAGTCGGACCGGGACGACCACCTGCCGATCCCGACCCGGGACTGGGATCCGGACGCCGACCACGACAGCTACCTCGACGTCAGCGAGCCGATCCCGGTGCCGCTGGACGCGTTCGCCGACCGGGCCGGCACCTGCGACCCGGACCTGTGGCGGGGCGTCCGCCGGCTGAGCCACCTCACCGGCTGA